The following proteins are encoded in a genomic region of Mahella australiensis 50-1 BON:
- a CDS encoding thiamine diphosphokinase: MKGIVICNGIVEDYNTIKCVGADLIVCADGGADHAYKAGVVPHCIIGDLDSISDEARTCFESKGVEFSKHPRDKDETDTHLAINYCIAHGCDDITLYAALGGRFDHAFANVSLLAMLKQRGISSCIVDGDSVLYVSDDVLKISGKQGDLLSLLPLGDGVTILFTDGLYYAIKDRKFPFGYPFGVSNVFTDSKASVRLSGGWLLAVHTVL; the protein is encoded by the coding sequence ATGAAAGGCATTGTTATATGCAATGGGATAGTAGAAGATTATAATACTATAAAATGTGTCGGTGCGGATCTCATAGTATGTGCGGATGGTGGCGCCGATCATGCCTATAAGGCAGGAGTCGTGCCTCACTGCATAATAGGCGATCTGGATTCGATAAGCGACGAGGCAAGGACTTGTTTTGAATCAAAAGGAGTGGAGTTTTCAAAACACCCCAGAGATAAAGATGAAACCGATACCCATTTGGCCATAAACTATTGCATTGCACATGGGTGCGACGATATAACACTTTATGCTGCGTTGGGCGGGCGGTTTGATCATGCCTTTGCAAACGTTTCACTGCTTGCCATGCTTAAACAGAGAGGCATATCGTCTTGTATAGTAGATGGAGACAGCGTTTTATACGTGAGCGACGATGTATTGAAAATAAGCGGTAAGCAGGGCGATTTGCTTTCTTTGCTCCCTCTAGGCGACGGGGTTACCATTTTATTTACCGATGGACTTTATTATGCCATAAAGGATAGAAAATTTCCTTTCGGGTATCCATTCGGTGTGAGCAATGTTTTTACTGATTCAAAGGCATCGGTCAGGCTGAGCGGGGGCTGGTTGCTGGCCGTGCATACGGTGTTATAA
- the rpmB gene encoding 50S ribosomal protein L28, producing MSKECAICHKSVAYGNAISHSHRRSNRRWEPNLRRVRIVVNGAPKRAYVCTRCLRSGKVQRAI from the coding sequence ATGTCAAAGGAATGCGCGATATGCCATAAGAGCGTTGCTTACGGTAATGCTATAAGTCATTCGCATAGGCGCAGCAACAGGCGCTGGGAGCCCAATTTGAGAAGGGTGCGTATAGTTGTAAACGGCGCCCCTAAGCGAGCATATGTATGCACGCGCTGCCTCCGTTCAGGAAAGGTACAGCGCGCCATATAA
- a CDS encoding Asp23/Gls24 family envelope stress response protein, producing MDIVNELGKIRIADEVIARIAGISASQCNGIVGMASKRATDGIVELLGMENVTKGIRVNNKEDQLTIDLYVVIKFGMSIEQTAQAVMDKVRHDMKELTGLEPTTVNVIVEGIEF from the coding sequence ATGGATATAGTGAATGAATTGGGAAAAATAAGAATAGCTGATGAGGTTATAGCGCGAATAGCAGGTATAAGCGCTAGTCAATGTAACGGTATAGTAGGAATGGCATCCAAACGGGCGACAGATGGTATAGTAGAGCTGTTAGGTATGGAGAACGTAACCAAGGGTATACGTGTAAATAACAAGGAAGATCAATTGACTATAGATCTTTATGTTGTAATAAAATTCGGCATGTCTATAGAACAGACCGCTCAAGCGGTGATGGATAAAGTAAGGCATGATATGAAAGAACTGACAGGTCTAGAACCTACTACAGTTAATGTAATAGTGGAGGGAATAGAGTTTTGA